The nucleotide window ATTTCCTTGTTATAGATccaaaaattctttttttttttttttttttggttcttgaaCTCCGGAGAAAAGAACCTGactttgaaattagttttgaaaCCATAGTGTTTCAAGGAAGCATACGCATTTCAACATTCCACTGAGATCTTGCACTCTAGATGAGGAAAAATGTGGTTGTGGAAACCCAATACTTCTCAAGGCAGTTATTCATGGTTTGCAAGAGGCGCTCCATTTCCTCCCCGTCAAGGGTCAGTGCTCCCATTCTACGTGCTATCTCAAGGAAGGTGTGACCACCACCCTAACACTCTGAAAGCCTTGTGCAGTAGCATCCCTAACTGATCTAAGCCAGGAAAACTATATGGTGGAGTGATTGTTTAATGTCGAGGTGGCATTGCTCTAGCAATAAAACATAAGATTATTTTGCCCATACGGCACTATAAGGTGCATGATTTCAGGATTCCTAAAGCTATGCTCTGAGACCAATCAGACACGTCCCGACCCAGATATCCATCTGAATCAAGTCGTGTTGGCGGACACCTGTAAGGTGACTCAAGCCAAAACATGCATAAAGGATaagaattaaaaattcaagtagGGCCTTTCAAAATTTTGGCGTAGTTTGCCTTAAAGTATGATTAAAACCAACATGCATACATAATAGTTCACAAATATTTCACAACTGAACATCCCTAAAAGGCCACACCAAACGGGTCTCAGGCCCTCCACTATAAGCATGTTCATAGTTCAGGGCATAAGTACTAATGTGTATGCGGAAGTTAAAGTATTCAAAAGAAATTCTAGATGCTTTATCCATGCACAGATGGATTTATTACAAAAATTCTATGACAAGGGTAAGGCTCCTTACATTTTGGAAGTGTGTTAGAGCTGCCAACTTTgtaaatcatcatcatcataaagcAAAATCATAATCATAATAATCCAAACCAACACTTACACCAATGGTAATGCAAATCACATGCCTAAGTCGGAACTCAAACCCAAATGATATGCACCTTGCCGGGACTCTAACTGGAAATGTAGACAATTGAATCCATAATAAGAAACGAGTTGGgactttaaacaataatatgGATAAGTTGGGACTCTAACTGGAAATGTAGAGAATTGAACCCATAGTAAGAAACGAGTTGGGACTTTAACCCATAATATGAATAAGTTGACACTCTAACCCAAAATGTGAATAAGTTGGGGCTCTAACCCACCCCGATGACTCTAACCCAGATACGAATGGAGTTGGGCCTCTGACCCAACCAAGGGACTTTAACACATAATGAATGTCATGACAATAATGTATTCTATGGCCGTAGAAGAAAGATACTATAACATAAGTACATGTATACCAAGTGGTGTATAAGATCATAAATCCAATGGGGTGGATTATACATGATCATGCCTATTAGTGAAACCATTATCTCAAAAAACCAAATTCCCACAATAGTTTGCATATCCAAAATAAAACCATAATTCTCAAGTATGAAGTATCAACCATAATCAACAGTAAACCACGTATAGACTTGATGACAAGTGTAGTCAAAACCATTCGAAACCAtttgtaattatatatatatatataagaaaaccAGATATAGGCATGATCATAATTATAGTCAAAACCATTCGAAATCATTTGTGATTATATAGAAATATAAGGAAACCATTTTATGAATACAAGGTCCACTCACAGGAACTCCGCTCTGTCCTTGTTGTGAGGAGGATGCTCTCTTAAGTGTCTAGACTGTCTGAAAGACCTTGCACCTACACAAGCCATTTTCACTCAGAAAGTATTCAAGATATAAAGGTAATTTAATATGGACAGATTCTAATGACTCGGTCTTCTAATCTCAAATTTACGTAATTCTTTGCTCACAATTTCTAGCATACAGACTCCATCATCAAAACCACACCAAAACCTTAGTAATGTCGAGAATATTTCAACACATAACCTACCCACTTCCACACTAGACCGCAACTTCTAAGAATTACTTAATTTCACAACAACACAGCAAAGTACACCATTTACTAAACCTAGTTCTTAAACCCAAaataaaagggtttagggtttttagtATTTTACCCAAATCGTCCGTATTCATGTCCTAACTTGCAGCTGAGCTTCGATTCCTCGTCCAGTCAACAAATCGAGTCTAAACTTCAACAAACAACCACAATTAGAATTAAAACCTTGAATTTCGAAAAGTCTTCAGAACCCAAAAGTTGAAATCAAAATAACCCACTTACATAGGTAGAAATCCCGTGAGGAGAGGATCAACTTTATCTGTTGGTCCGAGACCCATTTCCCGTCGGTTTGGCCAGAAAATCGAATTTTCCGACGAAGGTGACTTATTTCCTCGCCTTCAATCTGCCTGGTGCAGTGGTTGTTCAGAGATTCAAAGGTGACAAAAGTGTTGGGCGCGACTACGGCATGAATTTTGATATAAGATTAGTCGAAATCGTTGTCCGAATGAAAAAGATATGATGGTTGGTCGTTAGGAGGGCAAAGGAGAGGAAAAACAAGAACAGCAGCTTTTGCTTCTGCAcgaagagaaaaagaaacaagcaaTTTGGCAGGCTTCTAGAAAGTTCAACTCGGATTTACCAAATTGCCCTTTTTATTTGGAAATTTCGTAACTTTATCATCCAAAGATTCCAAACTAATGAATTTAAATCTgattatttatataaaataaaatattatcaaCCAGGTGTCTTGAGCTTGAAAGTCCCACAAAAGATGAAATTTACTTTTTTTAGGAGTATTTTGGTTATTTCATAGTCAGAGAAACTATTTTACAATAACAATTAGAAACGGATCGTGACACATAATGTTTTGAAATTCATGTAAAaaaatttttttgttgatatttgTGTAGTTGGAGTGCCGTTTTGGCAATATTTTGGGTCGCATTACTATTTTTGTCCATCTAATATTCAGTTTTTTAgcttaaatatttattaaaattttatttgtggcTCGATAAATGATAAAATTGGTCTTAAATGCATGATAAAATTGGAGattctattaaaaattaaaaaatatttgaagttgTTGTCAAATTTGAAGTTGCTGACAAATATGACAGCCAGGAAAAGAGATGATATTTCATATCATGCCATATCAGATTTGGCTGCTCGGTTGGAAAATATTGTTGATGCCTTTTCTTATCGTTATTgctaatttaatattttaacaTCTCGAGAGGATGTTTTTACTTTTAATCATGATCGAAAATATTttacaacaataaaaaaatttgtatttttctcGAAGAAGTATGTGCTATTTACTTTTCAATCATGCATTGCTTCTGTCTAGACTTCAATTTTGTGGTTCTGTTGATTCCGCCAGGCTTTCGGGTTTGAAGAGGATGAATTTTATCATTTGATTTTGGCTGCAAATCTGTAATTTCAAAAAGTTAATAGTGATGAGAGTGCCACAAAAAATGTCAATTAGACATCCGAAATGCTCCGTGTTTCACCCCAGCTATCCGGAGGTTTATGCCGTTGTTTGTAGGCAAATCTATCTTgattggaagaagaaaaaaagattcCCTCCAGAAAAAAAGTAGTTCTTACCTTCCTCGTCGAAGGGAAGAAAACCCAAAGATATTATTCACATCGTATCCTTCAAACGATTATTGATTGCATGCTCTACAGATATTAGTGCGCAATGCCCCAAAAACTACCCAAGTTCTAAGCACCAAAACAAAAAGGCTACAAGTTTAGGGATGAAAATCCCCCATAAATTTCACCTCTAACATCCCAATGAACCCTCACAAGGAATCCCAAAGCAgcaattataaataaataaagtatacAACTGTAAATGCTAATATACAAGTACCCCGTCCACTGTTATTGTCGTCCAAAGAGATCCTCAGATTCTGACGGGATATTCAAGCGCCCATTCAAACAAGATTGATCGTGAACGAAACATATGGATGTGCATCCGCATCACCTGCTAGACCAGGCACCCCTCCGCCGACTTCATCATCAGTTTTCCAGAAGGTGCTGCGTTGTTAACAAAAACATCAAGGGCATAACGTAAGAGAGACGCGTTAAAAGCACACAACATATCACACAAGGTATCTTAGTATGGTGAACATGGGTCCTCAAGTCATCTGGCATCTACACCATTCATGACTTCAACCTCACAATTGGTCAGTTATGTTTTATGGAAGAGGTGAGGTTCTCCCTTCGTGTGCAACAAACATAAAGAATGCTTATGGACTTGCCTGTTGCCACTGTCACACAACCCTTCAAGGATTGAACGCACTTTCTTCTCAGCTTTTGTAGGAGGGGATAACACACATGCCTGAAATTTCATTTCAATATCCACTGCTTAGTCAATACTAAGTGCATGGTGGTAAACCAGTGACAAAAGATGAAACTTATTTACCAAGAAATTTGGTGGTAAACCATATCTCAAAATGCTCTCTGTAAAGACACGTACAGCACAAAAATGCATCCAGGAGCTGAAAACCTGCAGGCGAGAAACGAGTgcattttgtttgaaatttccaaAATCTGTCATAGTAGGGCATGCATATAAATGATACGACAATAGTATTAACATTTGATGATAATAGTACAACAATTCCTCCAAGAACAATTCTGGAAAACTGTGACCGAGCGACAAAGAGAGCGAACAGCAGGCATTATGTATGCAGGCTACTTAAATTAGGCCATCAGGGGAACCTTTGATTTAAGATTACTAGACAGACATCCACAATTTAATAACCCCAACTAACACAACATGACCCAAGCTACCACAATTTGGCTACATTTTTATTGCATGGCCAGTGACATAACTATGAAGAAAgtaaattgagtgaaacaaaaattaCCTCCCCATAACTGGTATAGCACCACTGCAAAAGGGAGCCTCTTAAATTTTCTTGGTCTTGCACCAATTTTTCTAACTCCTGCTTTCGACTTTCTTGTGCTTCAGAACTGTATTCAAAATCACGAATCTGAACCACATGATAAAGAACCACAAGTCAGTTATAAAACTTCTCGGAGGGTTAAAAAAGGAATTGGGATATTTGCACCAATCATCTAGTGCAGTTACATTTATCATGAACAGTGATTTGATATTGCATGAACTGTAAAGGAGATTCACTTATGCTACTTTCATGGAAGACCAGAACAACATgcacaaaaaacaaaagtactCACCTGGAACCCCTTTTCACGAGCACTTGTTCTAAAGTTATCTGCGACCCGATTAAACAGTGTTACAGTGTAAAGAGCATATTCATTATCTTCAAATAACTTCTTGGAGGACCTTGGCACCTGCAAATTGCTTAACATGATCAATAAGACTGAAACAAGAAGGCTgcaataaacataaacaaattaaGTCCTAGCTGTTATTTCAAAACTTTGCAAGAGAGGATGTACAAGTTCATCAACTATCTCCAACCAACCGCAATAACCTAGTGTGTTAGTAGCAGCTGAAGTAAAAAGCTATGGAGGAGGAAAATCATACCACATAGTTAGTCAGGGTCTCATAGCTTGATAGCCAATCCTTCTGAGAGTACTTGGGAACAATTGCAAGGAGAGTCACTAGATGTTCTGAAATAATGATGTCCTCTGGTTTCACTAAACCAGAAAGATCACGGACTGCTAAACTGAAAAACACCAAGAGACTTGTTAACCAAGAATCGTAATGAAAATGGTCATATTATTGCAAGCGTTAGAGTTAAAGAATAATTATACCTTCCACTCTGCTTTCGATTGATAGCATTCAATTGACTGCGGACATTATTATACTCGGCTACTCGAACCTAACATAAGAGTCATAAAatggtgatttatttttcttggaaAGAGTCGgactaaatatatataattcaaCTTATCATTAAGTTATGCAACTTATGCTAAGGGGTGAGTCTGGAGAAACTGAGAGCCATTAATTATAGTAGTTCACTTCTCCAGCAACAAATATCATttgtttttttccaacaaattgcatcatttaCCAACAACAGCTTGAGTCCTCTCATCACAACAGATAAATGCTTCTAGTGACTAAAACTTATGGAGTATGTACAGTTTATCACTCCAATAAGTATATCAAAAAACTTGCATTACATCAATGGCAGAACTAGGTTGAAGGAAAAACGTGGAGCATTACCTTGAGATCATCCTCAATCTTTGCAACTTGACCATGAATGCTGTCAACAATCTCCTTCAAAGGCGACATCGTAGGGTACTTGGCTTCATCCCAAACGAACCTACCAtaataaaaacccaaattcaATACTCACAGGCAGTGACCACACATAAACCAAAGCACCACACCTCAAGTTCATAATTGATCTCATTGAACTTTGAATTAATACCTGGTGAGGTATGAATCGACAGGCACTCCATCGACAGTCAGAGCGCTACTCTCCACCCCTGAAACCCTCTCGAGCTCCTCGATCTGGCGCCTGATCTTATGAGAAACACCCTCTACAAAGTTGTTGGACTGCAAattgccaaaaatcacaaaatataaACTAAATTGGCAGATCGGAGCAAAACAAAATTGCATTACAAATTACATTTCAACAATGATAAAGAGAACTCTTATCCAATGAGATTCCAATCGGATAAAGATAAGGTGTCTGAAAATTATCACTGACAAAAGATAATTAATAATACATTAAGCTACCAAACAAGTTTCAGAATTCCAAAATTATTAATACAACAAATGCGAGAATACCTTTAAGAGATCGTCGCTGAGGGAGAGAAGAGAATCCAAGGTTCCAACACGGAGATTGGGAATATTGAACTGCAAAAAGTGATAGGGGTAATTAAATTGATAAGAAgagaaatgaattgaaaaacaaaTCAGATCAGATCTTGCGaatcaaaaggaagaaaggaagagcAAGTACTCTGTAGAGGGGAGTGTCGAAGGAGTGCTTGGAGATTTGTTCCTGCAGACGGTTCCATAGAGACGACGCCGAGTTTTGAGCCGGCAGAGACACCACCCAATACCTGCTCGCCATTCAATCAATCTGCACACCCTtctcttctgcttcttcttcttctagctCTGTGAGTTTGCTTCTCACTCCTAAATTCTCTCTCTGCAGAGTGCcgctccccctcctccttttattttctgtatatttctatttttcttgttttaattcctttttttttttcctaccaaaattatatatatttattaataggacaaatattaaaatattaaaaaaaaacccggTAAACCGCACTAGAACGGAAGAACCCATAGGGACccgggaaagaaaaaaaaaggcgcCCACCGTGGGGCTCGAACCCACGACCACAAGGTTAAGAGCCTTGCGCTCTACCAACTGAGCTAGACGGGCAACTTGTTGTTTACAGCAGAAACAGATGCACCATATTATGCCTGTAATCAAGTTCTTTTTCACCGAGACTATGGTGTAATCAACAGTAAAGTAAACAGCAAGGGTCAATTACACATGTTTTCAGTTCATTACTTGATTGGATTATCCTAATTTCTTAAGCAAGCTATTAGGAGATTGAAcgatattataaatatataagtTGGACAAGTACAATACATGTTACAAGTTTCTACACTTGTTATTGCCCTTATTGGTGCATACGATCAGCTGCCAAAATACAAAGGGTACAAAAAACAGAGAGTCTAACCCATTTGGTCATGTCACTTAGGTGGTTACATATTTATACTAATGTTGCATATATATTAGTTTATGCTAAAACTTAATAAAAGTCGTCAAGAGACAAGTTTTCAACAGATCCGAAACTTTCATGCAGAGACCCATTTCTGGAGTAGTTTGTCATCATTGATCCCCCAAAAAAATCAAGCAGCGAGTCGTTTGAGAAGGTGGTGGTGTCGTACACAAATGACATGCCCGCAGTCATATCCTCATCCATTTTCGGCATGTAAAACGAACTCGAACTGAACTTGTTAGCCTCAGACTCGTGCACATAGCGGTCGCTCACCGCATTGTTCATACCACTTATGTCTCCGTATACATGATCTTGGTCAGATGCCTTTCTTGCCTGAATAACCTGCCAATGCACGTACGGTCACGAACAATTTAAATTAGTATCTGTTTAAATAATGATCAAATCATCATGAACTGTATAGTGATTTGGTCACCCTACGTAATTCTGGTTGTGATTATCTTGGTAAACCATGATGTAATCTCCAAACTGTAAGCCATGTACATTAACAAAGTCACCTGAAAAAAAATTCTACATTAAAAGACTGATAATtgaacatatataatatataaccaAATGTTTGATAAAAGGGAAAAAAGGGAGATATTTATACCAGTATTTTCAAGTACATACATTCGGCTGTTGTTATTAGGCCAAAACCTGATTAATTggaaaaataacaaaacataGATTGATCCGCCATTAGAAATATCTTAAGAAATGACTTTTTCATGCATTCATAAATTGCTAGAAAATTGATCTGGGATTGAAAGGAATAGAGAACTCGTTAAAGATATTGAAGAACTTCAAACCTGTacttgaagctccaaacatgcaGACCATCTATGTCATCCATGTTGATTGCTATTCCTTCCTTTGATTCGAGGGTAGGGAGATGAGCCTCGGCTGCTTTCTGCAATTAAGTAAACAATTCAGCATtgtcaaatacatacatatgaACCTTAGTAGCTAAATTAGTTAGCATGATAATATTCGTAATCATATCATAGCCATTTACAAAAGCGATAAATATTGAGTAATTACCTTGGGGAGTATCATTCTTCTGAGAGGGCTCACATCACTATTCTTGAGCTCTTTTTGGAAAAGAAATCGCAGCCGTGTTGGATCAATTACCTGAAGCGTCCAGATCCATTCATGGCAAAAAAAGATATGCATTGAACAAACTGATCTTGAAACAGTAAGACAGCATATAAATATGCTCAAATTGCAACTGAAATAAGTGAAAAAGGTGCAATGTTTTCTATCATGTCATTTCTTGgacaacaaaatcaaatgaaGATTAGCACTAGCACAGTTAGGAACTTCAGAATCTACAATCCAAACTAGATTAGGGATTCTATATCAAATACGAATAAATCCAACGATGATTCACTCATCAAACATTACTATAAAAAGTGAAATCGTCAATTCAAGGGTCTTTTAACTAAAAAAAGGGTGAGCTCATAAAACCAACGGTTATTCAACTATACAATGTTCATATCGAATGCGACAAGTTATGTACTGTGGAGTGTTCCCAAAATCTATATTTTAGTGGAACATGATTTACAGGGACTCGTTTCGAATACATACTTACAAAAAGTGAACTCATAAATCCAACAGTTATTCAACTATATAGTCTTCATACCAAATGCGACAAATCTGTACTTTGTATTGTTCCCATAATCTATATCCAAGTGGAATGTGATTTATAGGGACTCATTTTGAACACCGTACTAAAAAAAGGTGAACTCATCAGTCCAAcagttaataatttaattatacaATGTTCATATCGAATGCGACAAATCTGACTATTGAGTGTCCCTAAAATCTATATTTTAGTGGAACATGATTTACAGGGACTCATTTCGAACACATACTTAAAAAAAGTTAACTCATAAATCCAACGGTTATTCAACTATACAGTCTTCATACCAAATGCGACAAATCTGTACTGTGGAGTGTTCCCAAAATCTATATCCAAGTGGAATGTGATTTATAGGGACTCATTTTGAACACTTACTAAAAAAAGGTGAACTCATCAGTCCAAcagttaataatttaattatacaATGTTCATATCGAATGTGACAAATCTGACTATTGAGTGTCCCCAAAATCTATATCTATGAGGAACGGGATTACGGGGACTCCTTTTGAACACATACAAATTAATTAGTAAAGGTTGCTGTATACGTCATGTACGATGACATACACCGATCTATCAGTAGATTTATACAGTTGGTGCCCAACCTGATAATGCCATCGCATAGATTAAGTTCTTAAACACTAGATAGGACCGATTCTATTGAACCAACAGCATATACAAAGTAGAATAAAATTGGATAATAATTTAAAGAAGAAATTCCCCCAAGAAAAACATACAACTATGTATCTACATTGCCTTTGATTACTCATCCAAATCACAAGATTTTATAAGGAAGCCGGAAACTCCATTTGAAAAAATCTGACACATCGATAACTGTAAGTGGAAGGGTTATATATCAGTTATATCAGGCCAGTTGAACATGTGAAAGGTCAATCAAATCAATCTAGTCCTTGTATATCTCAAAATAACAATAATGTATCTCAagataacaataataataataataataaatggaagaaaatcaaagaaaaaaaaaacaaatttacatACATCTGATGGAACAGTGTCAGATCACATGAACCGAAAAGTAAAACATCAGATTTCAACTATATAACAAAAGGGAGCATATAAATCgcagaaaaataattaaataaggaAGGAAAATATTCAATCAAATTTAACTGAAACAAAGAAGGGTAAATTTTGAAGAACAAATAAGCAACTAATACTAATATACATGAGAGGTAGAGGGAATTAAGGAGGCTCACACGTCCAGGAGGGAGAGTGGAGGGCGGTGGTAGCACGTGCGAGGGGGTAGCGGAAGCAGCAGCTGCCGCGAAAGAAGAGAGGTCGTGAAAGTTGATGGTGGAGGATCGCCTCTGTCTGGTCATTCGTTTTTTCCTGAGGACACCGAAACTAGTCACAGCACGGACAAGGTCATGGATCGACCCGCTCCGATTCGACCCGTGAAAGGTACTCTTGTGATCCGCGTTATCCTTGTTCCCCTTGGCAGTGACAAGGCCGAGCTCAGCCTCAACACCTGCCCTCAAGCCAGAGGCCTCGGTTTTCTCACGAAGACCtacagctgctgctgctgctgccgccGCTGTTTGGTCCattaaaccaaaagcaaaagtgTTAAAAAGCAAAGGAAATTACTAGTACAGGTTGGACCTTGGATTTCAGAAACAGTGGCTGTGAAGGACGCTCGGCAATCGCGAAATGGGTGGGCTATCTCTCTGGAAAGAGAAGAATATATATCTAGCTAGTGGGTGGCTGTGGAGGTGTGTGCAACTCCCAGCTTAATTTGCtacctttttcttaatttttatttaatttttcttatttctttgctATTTTTGGCAAGGGTTTTTGGAGATTAAAGCTGCTGCTGCTACCCTTGATTTTCCAGTGACATTTGTGCAGCCTGCATTCAGTCATATCATGATTTACATAAGCTTTTGCTTGCTCTCTTTTTTCAcgtatttttaattgtttatgtgCAAATAGAGTTGTATCTATTAATGAGCGTTGGTATTTGGAAGAAAAAGTCATATTTAGGGTTTAGCTATGGTGTTCGCAATTTACAAAAGAGGACCTCTTGTTCTGGGTCGGATGACAAATGTGCAATATgcgttcatggttttgtttatttttatttaaacctACCTAGCTAGTTAACTTAAATATCAAACCATGGTTAGTGTTGAGAAGTGTGGAAGGGATGGTGGGGGAGGGGGAGGAGGGGATAAggtgggtggtggtggtagttGGAGTGTGGCCAACGGAGGAGTGACGGATGGACGGTGAAGACAGCAATGTTGGTCTGAGATGAACTTCCAGGTGTTGCAAAAGTTCTGACTCCCCATGCAACTGTGTAATCAATTCAATGGCATCTCTCTCTCCGCTCTCTTTCCcgactttctctctttctctttcatgTGATGAAAACCAGACTAGACACCCTcctttttctccctctctctctctctctctctctctctctctcctcgcgCAGAGACGAACAAGAGAGTTTTACGTGCGGTAGGGATGAAGGAGAGTTTCCGGTGTGATACTCATACCATGGACTATTGTACTTACTATTCACATCAAGCATGGTGTATTAAAACGCACGGTTCAGATCGTTTTACTTCGCAAAATCTACGGCTATCTGATTTAGGTGACCAAATAAAAAGACCTCTGGGCTCCATCTGATTCCCAGATTTTACGCCACTTTATTTGATTcacatttctttttatttattaccACATCCATTTCCACttaaacttttgatttttgtgtgGACATGAGCTGGTGGGGATGGACTTTCCTTAGAACATTTTCAAATGAGATGCTAAAATGTATACATCAGATATAACAGTAAAACAAAAGATcaaactaatattttacaaCTGAAGTGTCAAATCTTATGTGACGATGACATGAATTGATAGTAAAAGAGATTGctatcaaatttgacatcagcttcaaatgttttttttattaattattaaaaaaattaattagtttaatcatttaatataattaatgtTGAGTTGATCGATGCAATTATcttacttttttcttcttttcaatcaAGGAAAGTGAAcagattttgacaaaaaaaaaaaagaaagtgaaCAAATtactaattaaactttaaatgtcatttattaaattttaattattttaataatttattttataaaataataatttaatttgacatatctTATTTGGAGAACAAATCTTTAAAAGAGGTCAAAATGCTACATAAGCTgtcaaaatttgacatctcctttagaGATGATTTTAGGTATTCGAATTTAAATTCTCTTctttataatttaaaatttaattatatgtaaaatatattgaaatttttggaaTATTATGTTTTAGAGGTCCAAAAAAATTTACTCgtattttcaaaatttgtaaaatttattattttaggcGTGAAAG belongs to Malus sylvestris chromosome 17, drMalSylv7.2, whole genome shotgun sequence and includes:
- the LOC126611518 gene encoding V-type proton ATPase subunit C codes for the protein MASRYWVVSLPAQNSASSLWNRLQEQISKHSFDTPLYRFNIPNLRVGTLDSLLSLSDDLLKSNNFVEGVSHKIRRQIEELERVSGVESSALTVDGVPVDSYLTRFVWDEAKYPTMSPLKEIVDSIHGQVAKIEDDLKVRVAEYNNVRSQLNAINRKQSGSLAVRDLSGLVKPEDIIISEHLVTLLAIVPKYSQKDWLSSYETLTNYVVPRSSKKLFEDNEYALYTVTLFNRVADNFRTSAREKGFQIRDFEYSSEAQESRKQELEKLVQDQENLRGSLLQWCYTSYGEVFSSWMHFCAVRVFTESILRYGLPPNFLACVLSPPTKAEKKVRSILEGLCDSGNSTFWKTDDEVGGGVPGLAGDADAHPYVSFTINLV
- the LOC126610385 gene encoding B3 domain-containing transcription factor FUS3-like, translated to MDQTAAAAAAAAVGLREKTEASGLRAGVEAELGLVTAKGNKDNADHKSTFHGSNRSGSIHDLVRAVTSFGVLRKKRMTRQRRSSTINFHDLSSFAAAAASATPSHVLPPPSTLPPGRVIDPTRLRFLFQKELKNSDVSPLRRMILPKKAAEAHLPTLESKEGIAINMDDIDGLHVWSFKYRFWPNNNSRMYVLENTGDFVNVHGLQFGDYIMVYQDNHNQNYVIQARKASDQDHVYGDISGMNNAVSDRYVHESEANKFSSSSFYMPKMDEDMTAGMSFVYDTTTFSNDSLLDFFGGSMMTNYSRNGSLHESFGSVENLSLDDFY